A single window of Leptospira wolffii serovar Khorat str. Khorat-H2 DNA harbors:
- the cutA gene encoding divalent-cation tolerance protein CutA, translating into MDYRTFYITTKNEAEALEIAEALVKERLVACANMIPGMKSIYHWHGRLEVNQETVLLLKTRAELSEKVIARVGELHSYTIPCIVSWEIREGNKKYLQWIDSETGK; encoded by the coding sequence ATGGACTACCGAACTTTTTATATAACGACTAAAAACGAAGCCGAAGCCTTGGAAATCGCGGAAGCTTTGGTAAAAGAACGCCTGGTCGCCTGTGCCAATATGATTCCGGGCATGAAATCCATCTATCATTGGCACGGAAGATTGGAGGTGAATCAGGAGACAGTTTTACTTCTGAAAACAAGAGCGGAACTTTCGGAAAAAGTGATCGCTAGAGTCGGAGAGCTTCATAGTTATACGATTCCTTGCATTGTTTCCTGGGAAATCCGGGAAGGAAACAAAAAGTATTTACAATGGATCGATTCGGAGACGGGAAAATAA
- a CDS encoding alpha/beta fold hydrolase, whose amino-acid sequence MRKIYRTLVMQLCILILAGAGSFCKSDSSSGNASTAALLASLDPNAAQAASGANTQALADSSQQIQTAFAQESDGSFTFDDTIRITAADGVSLEANLFQPKNPPAGAKYPAVVFVNSWALNKYEYLVPAAKLAKKGYVVLCYSTRGFGFSGGLIDTAGPKDRSDLSKILDWLLANAPVDSANIGISGISYGAGISLEAVSTEPRIKTAVAMSGWGNLKRSLYGNDTPRLVWGLLLVASSYITGRPDPIVAENFGKLLQHKDIDFVTSWAADRSPETFVNQLNASGKSVFISNNFEDFLFNPNAVLDYYAQITIPKKLILNEGIHASAEIPGILGLSNFVWDNAYDWFDYWLKGIDNGIMAKPQVTFQKKFSGPRVTLPSWPSPTVSEKKFYLKPRGLFSNGEISSSQNTSSSNTGILSGADTFATTGFPILSDLLSAHAELPIQTNLGLISRINGIVYQSAKLGSAIKIRGKIFWNGRVSSTLGKANVNVYFYDVDKNGTATLITHGTTTIFDAAPIETRNLSVDLNAIAYDVPAGNTIAIALDTFDSQYAVPTVLVYGLDVKHSSNPQSTLTIQAE is encoded by the coding sequence ATGAGAAAAATATACCGAACGTTAGTTATGCAGCTCTGCATACTAATTTTGGCCGGAGCGGGGTCCTTCTGTAAAAGCGACTCTTCTTCCGGAAACGCATCTACAGCGGCTTTGCTGGCCTCTTTGGACCCGAACGCGGCTCAAGCGGCTTCCGGAGCCAATACACAAGCGCTCGCGGATTCCAGCCAACAGATCCAAACCGCATTCGCCCAAGAAAGCGACGGCAGTTTCACCTTTGACGATACGATTCGTATAACTGCAGCCGACGGAGTCTCCTTGGAAGCGAATTTATTCCAACCCAAGAATCCTCCCGCAGGCGCAAAATATCCGGCGGTCGTTTTCGTAAATAGTTGGGCGCTGAACAAATACGAGTATCTTGTTCCCGCCGCCAAACTCGCCAAGAAAGGATACGTCGTACTTTGCTATAGTACGAGAGGATTCGGATTCTCCGGAGGTTTGATCGACACCGCAGGCCCTAAGGACCGCTCCGATTTGAGTAAAATCCTGGATTGGTTACTCGCGAATGCGCCTGTGGATTCCGCCAATATAGGAATTTCCGGAATTTCCTACGGTGCAGGGATCTCCTTGGAAGCCGTCAGCACCGAGCCCAGAATCAAAACGGCGGTAGCAATGAGCGGCTGGGGAAACTTGAAACGCTCCCTATACGGAAACGACACTCCTCGTTTGGTTTGGGGCCTATTACTCGTGGCCTCCAGCTACATCACCGGCAGACCCGATCCGATCGTAGCGGAGAATTTCGGAAAATTGCTCCAACACAAGGATATCGATTTTGTGACCTCCTGGGCTGCGGATCGTTCTCCGGAGACATTCGTTAACCAATTAAACGCATCCGGAAAATCGGTCTTCATTTCCAACAACTTCGAAGACTTCCTATTTAATCCGAATGCGGTTCTGGACTATTATGCCCAGATCACGATTCCGAAAAAGCTGATCCTAAACGAAGGAATTCATGCAAGCGCCGAAATCCCCGGAATATTAGGTCTTTCGAACTTCGTATGGGATAACGCTTACGATTGGTTCGATTACTGGTTGAAAGGAATCGATAACGGAATCATGGCCAAGCCCCAGGTCACATTCCAGAAGAAATTCTCCGGTCCTAGAGTGACTCTACCTTCTTGGCCTTCTCCTACGGTTTCCGAAAAGAAGTTTTATCTGAAACCCAGAGGTCTATTCTCTAACGGAGAAATCTCCTCCTCGCAAAACACCAGCTCGAGCAATACGGGAATCCTTTCCGGAGCGGATACTTTCGCTACCACAGGGTTCCCGATTCTGTCGGATCTTCTTTCGGCTCACGCAGAACTGCCTATTCAGACCAACCTGGGGCTGATCAGCAGGATCAACGGAATCGTTTACCAATCCGCAAAACTAGGCTCGGCTATAAAAATACGCGGAAAGATTTTCTGGAACGGAAGGGTATCTTCCACTCTGGGAAAGGCCAATGTGAACGTGTATTTCTACGATGTGGATAAAAACGGAACTGCGACTTTGATCACTCACGGAACCACAACGATCTTCGACGCCGCTCCTATCGAGACTAGAAATCTATCCGTCGATCTGAACGCTATCGCCTACGATGTTCCTGCGGGAAATACGATAGCGATCGCTTTGGATACTTTCGATTCTCAGTATGCGGTGCCTACGGTTCTGGTCTACGGACTGGATGTGAAGCACAGCTCGAATCCGCAGTCTACTTTGACGATCCAAGCGGAATAA
- a CDS encoding FAS1-like dehydratase domain-containing protein, whose translation MAEKGISKDLIGTKLDLYEFDVERGKIREFCQAIGETNPIYFDVEAAKKAGYEDVPAPPTFPTVIQFWGYPKIWKDMENMGVDTSRILHLKEKYNYVKTLYPGRVSSQGECVNVTVGKMDTMTFKTTIRNAKGETVIEAEMSIFIRKPEQ comes from the coding sequence ATGGCAGAAAAAGGCATTTCAAAAGACCTGATCGGCACAAAGCTAGATCTTTACGAGTTCGACGTAGAGAGAGGAAAGATCCGCGAGTTTTGTCAGGCAATAGGCGAAACCAATCCGATTTATTTCGACGTAGAAGCCGCTAAGAAAGCGGGTTATGAGGACGTTCCGGCTCCTCCTACGTTTCCTACCGTAATACAGTTTTGGGGATATCCTAAGATTTGGAAGGATATGGAGAACATGGGAGTGGACACTTCCAGGATTCTTCACCTGAAGGAAAAATACAATTACGTTAAGACACTTTATCCAGGTAGAGTATCCTCTCAAGGAGAATGCGTCAACGTAACTGTCGGTAAAATGGATACCATGACTTTTAAGACCACCATTCGTAATGCGAAAGGTGAAACCGTAATCGAAGCGGAGATGTCCATCTTCATTCGTAAACCGGAACAGTGA
- a CDS encoding sulfatase: MNSFVYKLSVLCLSSFLLLGNGCRQLSSHSISDEETVFPVWDGLRLLSKSGSSCEGNPEEAIRRISYHYKKNPGRYSGLDVKERWRNVQLTVLKDKENLLNDSRDSLLLFKGGACSIPSDFTVAGSKISSGSKPIFEFSLVPFSAQGEKVQSSGELEIRLGDIPIFKKEISGRGESWEDVSFAPQENVIELLSGENPPSWKFEWKPKNAGDLLFIGEPILFASVQEPKEWGRKENVILFVVDALRPDRLGFGGSPVQTSPNLDKLAEESIVFENAFANGNWTKPSMLSFFTSRIASELGMGNAWFYSTNLHRKIFYSKKPDTIANHLREKGYLTASLMNNVFLLDYTGVGVDLGFHKLFQPGKDKADTELILDESLKFLRKNKNRRFFLHVNINTPHYPYLPERKYTEALEKSTPPAVWKEYDPYVKKYLAEILYTDEVIGKILDEAKKTGAYENSWVVLVADHGELQELEHYYHHHFVAQNLHAHGESHYEEEIKVPWILHPPASVKSSIQKWKFSDQVSLLSLFPTLVGALGFPCEPESCVGNDYSLPIFGGQGPTGEETVYTEGRFSESVRTKEFKLIRRYPGYDFVRRTYEGQPHRMTEELYDLVKDPKESKNLASLDSGLPLLAKARKTLEENSLKKNSFRLRLPACSDVCIRKVDLHLQGGIYRIFSEEEISFHSLEAKNASFSVRQNPGKEVIVTAQSVEPIFGFRLSIQKNGKSEDFKSGRWGILSQAANSMYVSYPELVSSSKQPFEFRTSSLPYWYNDAGLSGNSESSQEAALGKEVRKVLESWGYIHE, from the coding sequence ATGAATTCTTTTGTATACAAACTTTCGGTTCTATGTCTCTCCTCGTTTCTTCTTCTGGGAAACGGTTGCAGACAATTATCGTCTCATTCTATTTCGGATGAAGAGACCGTCTTTCCCGTGTGGGACGGACTTAGGCTTCTATCCAAATCGGGAAGCTCTTGCGAAGGAAATCCGGAAGAGGCGATTCGTAGGATATCCTACCATTATAAAAAGAACCCGGGAAGATATTCCGGTTTAGACGTAAAGGAAAGATGGAGAAATGTTCAACTCACCGTATTAAAGGATAAGGAAAATCTACTCAACGATTCTAGGGACAGCCTTCTATTATTCAAAGGCGGAGCCTGTTCCATACCTTCCGATTTTACCGTAGCTGGATCCAAAATCTCCTCGGGAAGCAAACCGATTTTCGAATTCTCTTTGGTGCCGTTTTCTGCCCAAGGAGAAAAGGTTCAAAGTTCCGGAGAACTCGAAATCCGACTAGGCGATATTCCGATCTTTAAAAAGGAAATATCGGGAAGAGGAGAATCTTGGGAAGATGTATCGTTCGCTCCGCAAGAGAATGTTATAGAATTATTATCCGGAGAAAATCCGCCTTCTTGGAAATTCGAATGGAAACCGAAAAACGCGGGAGATCTTTTATTTATTGGAGAGCCTATTCTTTTCGCTTCGGTCCAAGAGCCCAAGGAATGGGGAAGAAAGGAGAATGTAATCCTATTCGTAGTCGATGCATTGCGTCCCGATCGACTCGGATTCGGAGGTTCTCCCGTCCAGACGAGCCCTAATTTGGACAAACTCGCGGAAGAATCGATCGTATTCGAGAACGCTTTCGCGAACGGAAATTGGACCAAGCCCAGCATGCTTTCCTTTTTCACTTCCAGAATCGCCTCCGAACTGGGGATGGGAAACGCCTGGTTCTATTCCACCAATCTGCACAGAAAAATCTTTTACTCCAAGAAACCGGATACGATAGCGAATCACCTGAGGGAGAAAGGATACCTGACCGCTAGTTTAATGAATAACGTTTTTCTTTTGGATTACACGGGAGTCGGAGTCGATTTAGGTTTTCATAAACTGTTTCAACCGGGAAAAGACAAGGCGGATACGGAATTAATATTGGACGAATCCCTGAAATTTCTCCGTAAGAATAAGAATAGAAGATTCTTCCTACATGTCAATATCAACACCCCTCATTATCCCTATCTACCTGAGAGAAAATATACAGAGGCTCTGGAAAAAAGCACTCCTCCCGCGGTTTGGAAGGAATACGATCCTTACGTAAAAAAATATCTGGCGGAGATCCTTTATACGGACGAAGTCATCGGAAAGATCCTGGACGAAGCCAAGAAAACCGGCGCATACGAAAACTCATGGGTCGTTTTAGTCGCCGACCATGGAGAATTACAGGAGCTAGAGCATTATTACCACCATCATTTCGTAGCTCAAAATCTGCATGCGCATGGGGAATCCCATTACGAAGAAGAGATCAAAGTGCCCTGGATCCTACATCCTCCGGCTTCAGTAAAATCTTCCATCCAAAAATGGAAGTTTTCGGACCAAGTTTCCCTTCTTTCCTTATTCCCTACCTTGGTCGGAGCATTAGGTTTTCCTTGTGAACCTGAATCTTGCGTAGGTAACGATTACTCCCTCCCAATATTCGGAGGACAAGGTCCTACGGGAGAAGAGACGGTATATACGGAGGGTCGGTTTTCCGAATCGGTTCGCACGAAGGAATTCAAACTGATCCGTAGATACCCTGGCTACGATTTCGTTAGAAGAACCTACGAAGGGCAGCCGCATAGAATGACCGAAGAATTATACGATCTGGTTAAGGATCCCAAAGAATCCAAGAATCTGGCGTCTCTGGATTCCGGACTTCCTCTCTTGGCAAAGGCAAGAAAAACCTTAGAGGAGAATAGTCTGAAAAAAAATTCCTTCCGGCTCAGACTTCCCGCTTGTTCCGATGTGTGTATTCGTAAGGTCGATCTCCATCTCCAAGGGGGAATCTATCGGATCTTTTCCGAAGAAGAGATAAGCTTCCATTCATTGGAAGCTAAGAACGCTTCCTTTTCCGTTCGGCAGAATCCGGGAAAAGAAGTCATAGTAACCGCTCAATCGGTGGAGCCTATCTTCGGGTTCCGACTTTCCATACAAAAGAACGGCAAGAGCGAAGACTTCAAATCGGGAAGATGGGGAATTTTATCCCAAGCCGCAAACTCGATGTATGTCTCTTATCCGGAATTGGTTTCCTCTTCCAAACAACCTTTCGAATTTAGAACGTCTTCTCTTCCTTATTGGTACAACGATGCGGGTTTATCCGGAAACTCGGAATCGTCGCAAGAAGCCGCGTTAGGAAAAGAAGTTAGAAAGGTATTGGAAAGCTGGGGTTATATCCACGAGTAG
- a CDS encoding acyl-CoA dehydrogenase family protein — MDFALSDDQKALRDLARDFAKNEIRPKAEHHDKTAEYPLQILKKAWEIGLMNIHIPEKYNGAGMAELDDVIIGEELFWGCSAMATAILANNLALAPVLIGASDEVLKKWVQPMTEQFQLCAYAVTEPGAGSDVAGIRTTARKVGDEYIINGSKMWITNAGYADWFFVLTKTDPAAGHKGITGFIVSSKTPGVIVGKKELNMGQKCSDTRGITFEEVKVHKSQMIGNEGDGFKIAMGAFDHTRPGVAIGAVGVARAAMEHALEYAKTRSAFGKPIIENQAISFMIAEMARDIEAGRLLCHQAAWLIDNGYRNTYQASIAKAFCADACMRITTDAVQVLGGYGFNSEYPVEKLMRDAKIFQIYEGTSQIQRLIISRYLSEGKGIEGPNI; from the coding sequence ATGGATTTTGCTCTTTCGGACGATCAAAAGGCGCTCAGAGACCTGGCGCGAGACTTTGCAAAAAATGAAATCCGCCCTAAAGCGGAACACCACGATAAAACGGCGGAATACCCTCTCCAAATCCTGAAAAAGGCCTGGGAAATCGGGCTCATGAATATTCATATCCCGGAGAAATACAACGGCGCCGGAATGGCCGAGTTGGACGACGTAATCATAGGCGAGGAATTATTCTGGGGTTGTTCCGCAATGGCGACCGCAATTCTCGCAAATAACTTGGCCTTAGCCCCGGTGCTCATCGGAGCGAGCGACGAGGTATTGAAGAAATGGGTACAGCCCATGACCGAACAATTCCAACTTTGCGCATACGCTGTGACCGAGCCGGGAGCAGGTTCCGACGTCGCAGGAATTCGCACTACCGCTCGTAAAGTGGGAGACGAATACATCATCAACGGTTCCAAGATGTGGATCACGAATGCGGGTTATGCGGATTGGTTCTTCGTCCTTACCAAAACCGATCCGGCTGCAGGTCACAAAGGAATCACCGGTTTTATCGTAAGTTCCAAGACTCCAGGAGTGATTGTAGGTAAGAAAGAATTGAACATGGGACAGAAATGTTCCGACACGAGAGGCATTACCTTCGAAGAAGTGAAGGTTCACAAAAGCCAAATGATCGGAAACGAAGGAGACGGTTTTAAAATCGCAATGGGAGCCTTCGACCATACTCGTCCCGGAGTCGCTATCGGAGCGGTGGGAGTCGCAAGAGCTGCGATGGAACACGCATTAGAATACGCGAAGACCCGTAGTGCATTCGGAAAACCCATCATAGAGAACCAAGCTATCTCCTTTATGATCGCGGAGATGGCGAGAGACATCGAAGCGGGAAGATTGCTTTGCCACCAAGCCGCTTGGTTGATCGATAACGGCTATCGCAATACTTACCAAGCCTCTATCGCAAAAGCATTCTGCGCGGACGCTTGTATGAGAATCACCACCGACGCAGTGCAAGTTTTAGGCGGTTACGGATTCAATTCGGAGTATCCCGTAGAGAAGCTTATGAGAGACGCAAAAATCTTCCAAATCTACGAGGGAACCTCTCAGATCCAAAGATTGATTATTTCCCGTTATCTTTCCGAAGGTAAGGGAATAGAAGGACCAAACATCTGA
- a CDS encoding OmpA family protein, producing MRSLRGYILLYLFLSSAVFAEDLVLFRWKMRSGDDLELNEYHRVKARQGARIIHREDKNRILLKAVACKKEGCDFSAVFDTYIKFPELDPAFYKDKTYKSRFYISETGRYSVPPEYTMPNLRSLPSFADRAVSSGEEWTNPASESFQFTGARIEIPVQAKYTYKGKGAWEYAGRTGNADLIEYQYNLMNESDPVSQSVPYKIYGFAKGKVYFDSEAGVPQYKYVQLAYTFVFPNGIAQEMSFEIHGLYSKQGAVTESDKDKIAEEMRRLLGPFPEGSNYPKRKPKKNSGNGLEWPEWEGDPEEKADRAPVEVRKSNEGVVLSLDNLLFDYDKSELKPGAKKVIERIADVLRKYPNREIRIGGHTDDKGSQDYNIKLSQERALSVLRELRDAHGIEERRMSYKGYGKSQPIAENSTEEGRAKNRRVDITVVLD from the coding sequence ATGCGTTCCCTCCGAGGGTATATCTTACTCTATCTATTCTTATCTTCCGCGGTTTTTGCAGAGGATCTGGTACTTTTCCGATGGAAGATGCGATCCGGAGACGACCTAGAATTGAACGAATACCATAGAGTCAAGGCGAGACAGGGGGCTCGGATCATTCATAGGGAAGATAAGAATCGGATACTATTAAAAGCCGTCGCCTGTAAGAAGGAAGGCTGCGATTTCTCTGCCGTATTCGATACCTATATTAAATTTCCGGAATTGGACCCTGCCTTTTATAAGGATAAGACTTACAAGAGTCGATTTTACATTTCGGAGACCGGAAGATATTCCGTCCCTCCCGAATATACGATGCCTAATTTGAGATCTCTTCCGAGTTTCGCGGACCGCGCAGTATCCTCAGGAGAAGAATGGACCAATCCGGCTTCCGAAAGTTTCCAGTTTACCGGGGCAAGAATAGAGATCCCGGTACAGGCGAAATATACCTATAAAGGAAAAGGCGCTTGGGAATACGCCGGGCGAACCGGTAACGCGGATTTGATAGAATATCAATATAATCTAATGAATGAATCCGATCCGGTTTCCCAATCCGTTCCGTATAAGATCTACGGATTCGCGAAGGGAAAAGTATATTTCGATTCGGAGGCGGGAGTTCCCCAATACAAATACGTACAATTGGCCTATACCTTCGTCTTTCCGAATGGGATCGCTCAGGAAATGTCCTTTGAAATCCACGGTTTATACTCCAAGCAAGGAGCCGTAACGGAGTCGGACAAAGACAAGATCGCGGAAGAAATGAGAAGGCTACTCGGTCCTTTTCCGGAGGGATCCAATTATCCCAAGCGCAAACCTAAAAAGAATTCGGGCAATGGGTTGGAATGGCCGGAATGGGAGGGCGATCCTGAAGAAAAAGCGGATCGCGCGCCTGTCGAAGTCCGTAAATCCAACGAAGGCGTGGTTCTTTCTTTGGACAATCTACTTTTCGATTATGATAAGTCCGAACTAAAGCCCGGGGCCAAAAAGGTGATCGAGAGGATCGCGGATGTTCTCCGTAAATATCCGAATCGGGAAATTAGGATCGGAGGGCACACCGATGATAAGGGAAGTCAGGACTATAATATAAAACTCTCCCAGGAAAGGGCGTTATCCGTTCTTCGGGAATTGAGGGACGCTCACGGAATCGAAGAACGTAGGATGTCCTACAAAGGTTACGGAAAGTCCCAGCCTATCGCGGAGAATTCCACGGAAGAGGGACGTGCGAAAAACCGTAGAGTGGACATTACCGTAGTTTTGGATTGA
- a CDS encoding helix-turn-helix domain-containing protein gives MLLGVASLLRPEKRLAFKLLSLLSFCVSVQFAYVFFLLKGIYFEPSFLNHLHIPFAWILGPGMYSLFSATVREDPLTASEWKFYLPGLSLLLFFPILSIFLPHAFEPKPVDYFRQGTTSWLDILLVGAYVANLAFYLSVVWQTRSVFRPERLREDGGARILLFIIVGSGSVTLVLVLSYLVRDIHLMFATVLATVLYAVAGYLSQIYSPEVFQEIGPSVRDAYRNSRIEGIDILELEAKLDSIMNEEKVYLQEDLSLTALSFRLDIKPYQLSEFLNQKKKTNFARFVNGFRVAEAVRILEKEEGANILSVAYRSGFNSKATFNLAFKSVQGLSPREFLRKAKVSESGFSG, from the coding sequence ATGCTTCTGGGAGTGGCATCTTTGCTTCGTCCCGAAAAAAGATTAGCTTTCAAACTTCTTTCTCTGCTTTCATTTTGCGTATCCGTACAATTCGCTTACGTATTCTTCCTACTTAAGGGAATTTATTTCGAACCTTCGTTTTTAAACCATCTGCATATTCCTTTCGCTTGGATTCTAGGGCCGGGAATGTACAGCCTATTCTCCGCAACCGTCAGGGAGGATCCGTTAACCGCCTCCGAGTGGAAGTTCTATCTTCCCGGCTTATCTTTACTCTTGTTTTTCCCCATCCTATCGATCTTCTTACCGCATGCCTTCGAACCGAAACCCGTGGATTATTTCCGACAGGGAACCACTAGTTGGTTGGATATCCTACTAGTGGGAGCCTATGTGGCAAACTTGGCCTTCTACTTGTCCGTAGTCTGGCAAACCAGAAGCGTTTTCCGTCCAGAAAGATTGAGGGAAGACGGAGGAGCTAGAATTCTACTCTTTATCATCGTGGGAAGCGGAAGCGTTACCTTGGTTCTAGTTTTGTCCTATTTGGTAAGAGACATCCATCTTATGTTCGCGACGGTGCTTGCAACGGTTCTCTACGCAGTGGCAGGCTATCTGTCCCAGATCTACTCTCCCGAAGTCTTCCAAGAAATAGGCCCTTCCGTTCGGGATGCTTACCGAAATTCCAGAATAGAAGGAATCGATATCCTGGAATTGGAAGCCAAATTGGATTCGATCATGAATGAGGAAAAGGTCTACTTGCAAGAGGATCTTTCTCTGACCGCGCTCTCTTTTCGATTGGACATCAAACCTTATCAACTTTCCGAATTTTTAAATCAGAAGAAGAAGACAAATTTTGCTAGATTCGTAAACGGATTCCGGGTGGCGGAAGCGGTTCGTATCCTGGAGAAGGAAGAAGGCGCCAATATTCTTTCCGTCGCATATAGATCCGGCTTCAATTCCAAAGCCACTTTTAATCTGGCCTTTAAATCCGTGCAAGGGCTTTCTCCCCGGGAATTCTTACGTAAGGCCAAGGTTTCTGAATCGGGATTCTCCGGATAA
- a CDS encoding MaoC family dehydratase, producing the protein MSKIEFDKYEVGQELPPLKVDAVTHAHLVRYAGASGDFNPIHNDPDFARKTGLDGTIAHGMFVMAQIGRLCTSWADQKQIKEFGVTFKAMTKPGQKLTCSGKIKRKKEENGEKLLVVAVEAADEAGEVKASGELVVTC; encoded by the coding sequence ATGAGCAAAATCGAATTCGATAAATACGAAGTAGGACAGGAGCTTCCTCCCCTTAAAGTGGATGCGGTTACTCACGCGCATCTGGTGAGATATGCAGGCGCGAGCGGGGATTTCAATCCCATCCATAACGATCCGGATTTCGCGCGTAAGACCGGATTGGACGGAACGATCGCACACGGTATGTTCGTGATGGCCCAGATCGGACGCCTCTGTACTTCTTGGGCGGACCAGAAACAGATCAAGGAATTCGGAGTGACCTTTAAGGCGATGACCAAACCGGGACAGAAGTTGACTTGTAGCGGTAAGATCAAGCGCAAGAAGGAAGAAAACGGAGAGAAACTTCTCGTAGTCGCGGTCGAAGCCGCCGACGAAGCGGGAGAAGTGAAAGCCTCCGGAGAATTGGTCGTGACCTGCTAA
- a CDS encoding patatin-like phospholipase family protein, with the protein MSIRKSPNILVRKSYDALAFNSAFFGFYAHSGFALGLKEIGFVPAKIAGSSSGALIGSLVAAGFPPEEITRLILTLKKSDFWDGSLLSQIWKPFKKGLRKYSGLLTGDKIRKLLEPYLGGKDLSHFPTEMGVSVSNLTKGIRELKKEGNAMDLILASMTFPFLFEIPNINGEEYLDGGVADAEPIKEFLLDPSIKRIVIHDIENRKPVSDKILIRAFDSCVSVISSETRELKELLAKKYGKKIVRVVTNTPYLHPNKMENGRLALELGRRSAHMMKDAILGK; encoded by the coding sequence ATGTCGATCCGCAAATCCCCTAATATTTTGGTTCGTAAATCCTATGATGCCCTAGCTTTCAATTCCGCCTTTTTCGGTTTTTACGCACATTCCGGATTCGCTCTGGGATTAAAAGAGATAGGATTCGTCCCGGCAAAAATCGCAGGTTCCAGTTCGGGCGCTTTGATCGGTTCCTTGGTAGCAGCGGGATTTCCTCCCGAGGAAATCACCCGTTTGATACTTACGTTAAAGAAATCCGATTTTTGGGACGGAAGTCTGCTAAGCCAAATCTGGAAACCCTTTAAAAAAGGCCTCCGGAAATACTCCGGTCTCTTAACGGGAGACAAGATTCGAAAACTCCTGGAACCTTACTTGGGGGGAAAGGATCTATCCCATTTTCCGACGGAAATGGGGGTATCCGTTTCCAATCTGACCAAAGGTATCCGGGAATTGAAGAAGGAAGGAAACGCAATGGATCTGATTCTTGCCTCCATGACTTTCCCCTTTCTATTCGAAATTCCGAATATTAACGGAGAAGAATATTTGGACGGAGGAGTCGCCGACGCGGAACCCATAAAAGAATTCCTATTGGATCCAAGTATCAAACGAATAGTAATCCATGACATCGAAAACAGAAAACCCGTTTCGGATAAGATTCTGATCAGAGCCTTCGATTCCTGCGTATCCGTCATATCCAGTGAGACGAGAGAACTTAAGGAATTATTGGCAAAGAAATACGGTAAGAAGATCGTAAGGGTGGTGACCAATACCCCTTATCTCCATCCGAATAAAATGGAGAATGGAAGGTTGGCTTTGGAATTGGGGAGAAGATCCGCGCATATGATGAAGGACGCGATCCTAGGAAAATAG